One window from the genome of Lathamus discolor isolate bLatDis1 chromosome 24, bLatDis1.hap1, whole genome shotgun sequence encodes:
- the MRPL24 gene encoding LOW QUALITY PROTEIN: large ribosomal subunit protein uL24m (The sequence of the model RefSeq protein was modified relative to this genomic sequence to represent the inferred CDS: deleted 1 base in 1 codon) translates to MRLSSAVLAAARLPPGYRHGTWPPDTAAAQRRNPPGQRRRRVVVEPIASEDWKVFPGGHGECPPPTVQVLSGKDAGKQAMVTQVVRARNWVVVEGLNTHYRYIQIALVDPEDRKPTEVQWRYTEEGERVRVSLRSGRIIPVPLQQRRDGIVPEQWIDGPKDTSVEDAMQKTYVPSLRTFEEEIMDAMDIVETRRAKKSYWY, encoded by the exons atgCGCCTCTCCTCGGCCGTGCTGGCCGCGGCGCGGCTCCCCCCCGGTTACCGGCACGGGACGTGGCCCCCGGACACG GCGGCCGCGCAGCGCCGGAACCCGCCGGGGCAGCGGCGCCGCAGGGTCGTGGTGGAGCCCATCGCCAGCGAGGACTGGAAGGTGTTTCCAGGGGGACACGGTGagtgccccccccccacc GTGCAGGTGCTGAGCGGCAAGGACGCGGGGAAGCAGGCGATGGTCACCCAGGTCGTGCGTGCCCGCAATTGGGTGGTGGTGGAAGGGTTGAACACG CATTACCGCTACATACAGATCGCGTTGGTGGACCCCGAGGACCG GAAGCCCACGGAGGTGCAGTGGCGTTACACGGAGGAGGGCGAGCGCGTCCGCGTGTCCCTGCGCAGCGGCCGCATCATCCCCGTGCCGCTGCAGCAGCGCCGCGATGGCATCGTCCCGGAGCAGTGGATCG ATGGCCCAAAGGACACGTCGGTGGAGGATGCGATGCAGAAGACGTACGTGCCGTCTCTGAGGACCTTCGAGGAGGAGATCATGGATGCAATGGACATAGTGGAGACGCGCAGGGCTAAGAAATCCTACTGGTATTAA